In Cryomorphaceae bacterium, the genomic stretch GTGCAAAGGATAATAAGCACCAGACTCAGAATAGAGAGCTTGGTGTAAGCAGCCCCTTTTTCGCTGAAGTATGCACTGTCGCGGAGCCAGCGGTCAAGCCAAAGCGCTATGTTGTACTGGTCGTTCATACCCTTATTTTGGCTGCAAAGGTAAAAATGTGTGAAGCAATGGCCGGTAAAGGATGAAATAAGGGTCAGGTTGGTGACTGCGCATTTCTACAAGCTCGTCAATGCCCGCTGCTTACACGCTTTTTGGGACACTACCGCAAGATTGAGACCTCACAAGGATGATTTTCTCTCTTGTTTTTCAACTGCATTAGCAATGGCCTTCACAAATTGAGGCAGGTCGTCCGGCACACGCGAGGTGATGAAGTGATTGTCGATTACCAGTGCTTCATCGCTGTAATTCACACCGGCCTCTTTGAGTTCATCGGCAATACCTTCTACACCAGTGGCGTTTCGGCCAGTCAGTATGCCGGCTGTGATGAGAATCTGCGGACCATGACAAACGGCGGCAATGGGTTGTCCTTTGGCGTGAAACGCTTTTACAAAGTCAATGACATCGGAGTTTTCGCGGAGCTTAGCCGGTGCCTTTCCACCCGGAATCACCAGTGCGTCAAAATCGGCAGCATTCACGTCAGATACTTTCTTTTGAATGTGGATGGTGATATCGCTGTTGTAGGCCTTCACCTTGCCGGTTTCTATTCCGATTACCGTGACTTCACAACCGTGATTGGTGAGGTAACCGAGGGGCATGTATGCTTCGGCATCCTGGAAACCTTCAGCGGTGAGAAGGGCCACTTTGGTATGGCGATGTGCTGTGGCTGCTTCGGGGGTAGTCTGTACAGCGGATTTGCGCTCAGCCTGTTCCGTTCCCGGATTATCGCAGGCAAACAACAAGGGTGAAAGTGCGGCTAACAAGAAAAGTGAGTTTTTCATGGGGATATGATTTTTAGGGATTTCGTTTTT encodes the following:
- a CDS encoding type 1 glutamine amidotransferase — its product is MKNSLFLLAALSPLLFACDNPGTEQAERKSAVQTTPEAATAHRHTKVALLTAEGFQDAEAYMPLGYLTNHGCEVTVIGIETGKVKAYNSDITIHIQKKVSDVNAADFDALVIPGGKAPAKLRENSDVIDFVKAFHAKGQPIAAVCHGPQILITAGILTGRNATGVEGIADELKEAGVNYSDEALVIDNHFITSRVPDDLPQFVKAIANAVEKQERKSSL